The following coding sequences lie in one Desulfobacterales bacterium genomic window:
- a CDS encoding flavin reductase family protein, producing the protein MKQSLDAINVLYPTPTTIVGAMVEGKPNFITIAHIGIVNHAKPFLISLSMAKPHYTNAGIKENKAFSVNIPSEDLVVATDYVGLVSGKKTDKSNVFDIFYGRLESAPMISECPINMACKLYDVYDTPSHDLFIGEIVETYAEDSVLVDGKVDLGRVKPLLFDMSSVQYWSIGQALARCWNVGKKMKQK; encoded by the coding sequence ATGAAGCAGTCCCTTGACGCCATCAATGTGCTGTATCCGACACCGACCACCATCGTCGGCGCGATGGTCGAAGGCAAACCCAATTTCATCACCATCGCCCATATCGGAATCGTTAACCACGCCAAACCTTTTCTGATATCACTCAGCATGGCAAAGCCCCACTATACCAATGCCGGTATCAAAGAAAACAAAGCCTTTAGTGTCAATATCCCATCGGAAGATCTGGTAGTGGCCACCGATTATGTGGGGCTCGTCAGTGGTAAGAAAACGGATAAATCCAATGTATTTGACATTTTTTACGGTCGGCTGGAAAGCGCACCCATGATCAGCGAGTGCCCGATCAACATGGCGTGCAAGCTTTATGATGTCTACGACACCCCCTCCCATGATCTGTTTATTGGTGAAATAGTGGAAACTTACGCCGAAGATTCCGTGCTCGTGGACGGTAAGGTCGATCTTGGCCGTGTAAAACCCCTCTTGTTTGACATGAGTAGCGTACAATACTGGTCAATTGGCCAAGCGCTGGCCAGGTGCTGGAATGTCGGCAAAAAAATGAAGCAAAAATAA
- the lgt gene encoding prolipoprotein diacylglyceryl transferase has product MSEFWDWWQHLPQNISPVLFEIGWFKVQYYGLSYIAAFAMTYILVLYRIRHEERFTFTKEQVNDITTYAILGLIIGARLGYVLFYNLAYYLRHPLEIFLPFSLSNGFAFTGISGMSYHGGLIGALLAVTWYIRKNNLQFWDVMDLYFTVVPLGYTFGRLGNFMNGELFGRVTTAPIGMVFPQAPDTALRHPSQLYEAFFEGIFLFVILWSIRNIKKPRGTMLAFYIIGYGTVRFFIEFFRQPDAHIGFIFLSLSMGQLLCALMIAAGFGLYLYLHKTQQRV; this is encoded by the coding sequence CCGCAAAACATAAGCCCGGTTCTATTTGAAATCGGCTGGTTCAAGGTCCAGTACTATGGATTGTCTTATATTGCGGCCTTCGCCATGACCTATATCCTTGTGCTGTATCGCATCAGGCATGAAGAGCGCTTCACGTTCACCAAAGAGCAAGTTAACGATATCACAACCTACGCCATCCTGGGACTGATAATCGGTGCGCGTCTGGGCTATGTATTGTTTTATAATTTAGCCTATTATCTGCGCCACCCGCTTGAAATCTTTTTGCCGTTTTCGCTCTCCAATGGCTTTGCCTTTACCGGCATCTCCGGCATGTCCTACCATGGCGGTCTGATTGGGGCGCTACTGGCTGTCACATGGTACATCCGCAAAAACAACCTCCAATTCTGGGATGTGATGGATTTATATTTTACCGTGGTGCCCCTTGGATATACCTTTGGCCGGCTTGGAAATTTTATGAATGGGGAATTATTCGGACGCGTAACGACCGCGCCGATTGGTATGGTTTTTCCCCAGGCACCGGATACAGCCCTGCGGCATCCATCCCAGTTATATGAAGCTTTTTTTGAGGGTATTTTCCTTTTTGTCATTCTTTGGAGCATCCGTAACATTAAAAAACCCCGTGGCACTATGCTCGCTTTTTATATAATCGGTTATGGGACAGTGCGATTTTTCATTGAATTTTTTCGCCAGCCCGATGCCCATATCGGCTTTATCTTTCTATCGTTATCCATGGGCCAACTTCTTTGTGCACTGATGATTGCCGCCGGATTCGGCCTGTATCTATATTTGCACAAAACCCAACAACGGGTGTAA